One window of Vitis riparia cultivar Riparia Gloire de Montpellier isolate 1030 chromosome 5, EGFV_Vit.rip_1.0, whole genome shotgun sequence genomic DNA carries:
- the LOC117914092 gene encoding 2-alkenal reductase (NADP(+)-dependent)-like has product MAEVSNKQVIFKDYISGFPTDADMYITTSTISLKVPEGSKAVLVKNLYLSCDPYMRPRMTYTTDSYVDSFKPGSVIEGYGVAKVLDSGHPNFSKGDLVWGFTSWEEYSLITSTEMLIKIPTTDVPLSYYTGILGMPGLTAYAGFYEICTPKKGEYVYVSAASGAVGQLVGQFAKLLGCYVVGSAGSKEKVDLLKNKFGFDEAFNYKEETDLVACLKRYFPEGIDIYFDNVGGKMLDAVLLNMRVHGRIAACGMISQYNLDKLEGVCNLINIIIKQVRLQGFVILSYYHLYPKYLEMALPHIKEGKIVYVEDTVEGLESAPQALIGLFSGRNVGKQVVVVARE; this is encoded by the exons ATGGCGGAAGTGAGCAACAAGCAGGTGATTTTCAAAGACTACATCTCTGGTTTTCCCACAGATGCCGACATGTACATCACTACTTCCACGATAAGCCTCAAGGTTCCAGAAGGTTCGAAGGCCGTGCTGGTGAAGAACCTCTACTTGTCTTGCGATCCCTACATGCGCCCCCGTATGACCTACACTACGGACAGCTACGTCGACTCCTTCAAGCCTGGTTCG GTTATTGAGGGGTATGGAGTGGCAAAAGTTTTGGACTCCGGGCATCCAAACTTCAGCAAAGGTGACTTGGTTTGGGGATTTACCAGCTGGGAAGAGTATAGTCTCATCACATCAACCGAGATGCTAATTAAAATTCCCACCACCGATGTGCCCCTTTCATACTATACTGGAATTCTTG GAATGCCTGGTCTGACTGCTTATGCTGGTTTTTATGAGATTTGCACTCCTAAGAAGGGGGAGTATGTCTACGTTTCAGCAGCATCAGGAGCAGTAGGTCAGCTCGTTGGGCAGTTTGCAAAGCTGTTAGGTTGCTATGTTGTTGGAAGTGCTGGATCGAAAGAGAAG GTAGATCTGTTGAAGAACAAGTTTGGGTTTGATGAAGCTTTCAACTATAAAGAAGAGACGGATTTGGTTGCATGTCTGAAAAG GTACTTCCCTGAAGGCATTGATATTTACTTTGACAATGTTGGGGGGAAAATGCTTGATGCAGTGCTCCTCAACATGAGAGTCCATGGCCGCATTGCTGCCTGCGGGATGATCTCACAGTACAATCTTGACAAGCTCGAGGGTGTGTGCAACTTGATTAATATCATCATCAAACAGGTTCGACTGCAAGGGTTTGTCATTCTGAGCTACTATCACCTCTACCCCAAGTACCTGGAGATGGCTCTGCCTCACATCAAGGAGGGGAAGATTGTGTATGTGGAAGACACAGTTGAAGGCCTCGAGAGTGCTCCACAGGCTCTCATTGGCCTCTTCTCTGGGCGCAATGTTGGGAAACAGGTGGTTGTTGTTGCTAGAGAATGA
- the LOC117914025 gene encoding 2-alkenal reductase (NADP(+)-dependent)-like isoform X1, with the protein MADGEEVGNTQVIFRGYVSGFPNESDLYLANSRISLKVPEGSKAVVVKNLYLSCDPYMRLRMSCDANYFQPFKPGSVMTGNGVAKVMDSGHPSFSKGDLVWGITRWEEYTLVTATESLFKIPDTDVPLSYYIGILGVPGLTAYVGFYELCTPKKGEYVYVSSASGAVGQLVGQFAKLLGCYVVGSAGTKEKVDLLKNKFGFDEAFNYKEEQDLATCLKRYFPEGIDIYFENVGGAMLDAVLPNMRVHGRIAACGMISQYNLDKPEGIYNLMNVISKQIKMQGFITPSYFHLYPKFLETILPHIKEGKVAYVEDVAEGLQNAPPALIGLFSGHNVGKQVIQVAME; encoded by the exons ATGGCGGATGGTGAAGAAGTGGGCAACACGCAGGTGATTTTCAGAGGCTACGTCTCTGGTTTTCCCAATGAATCGGACTTGTACTTGGCTAACTCTAGAATAAGCCTGAAGGTTCCAGAAGGTTCCAAGGCCGTGGTAGTGAAGAACCTCTACTTGTCCTGCGATCCCTACATGCGCCTCCGTATGAGCTGCGACGCCAACTACTTCCAGCCCTTCAAACCCGGCTCG GTTATGACTGGAAATGGAGTGGCTAAAGTTATGGACTCTGGGCATCCAAGCTTCAGCAAAGGTGACTTGGTTTGGGGAATTACCAGATGGGAAGAGTATACTCTCGTAACAGCAACAGAGTCTCTGTTTAAAATTCCGGACACTGATGTCCCCCTTTCATACTATATTGGAATTCTTG GTGTGCCTGGTTTGACTGCTTATGTTGGTTTTTATGAGCTTTGCACTCCTAAGAAAGGGGAGTATGTCTATGTTTCATCTGCATCAGGAGCAGTGGGTCAGCTTGTTGGGCAGTTTGCAAAGTTGTTGGGTTGCTATGTTGTTGGAAGTGCTGGaacaaaagaaaag GTTGATTTGTTGAAAAACAAGTTTGGGTTTGATGAAGCTTTCAACTACAAAGAAGAGCAGGATTTGGCTACATGCTTGAAAAg GTACTTCCCTGAAGGCATTGATATTTACTTTGAGAATGTGGGGGGAGCGATGCTTGATGCAGTGTTACCTAACATGAGAGTCCATGGGCGCATAGCTGCCTGCGGGATGATTTCACAGTACAATCTTGACAAACCTGAGGGCATATACAACTTGATGAATGTTATCAGTAAACAGATCAAAATGCAGGGGTTTATCACTCCAAGCTACTTTCACCTCTATCCCAAATTCCTGGAGACGATTCTGCCTCACATCAAAGAAGGTAAGGTTGCATATGTGGAAGATGTAGCTGAAGGCCTTCAGAATGCTCCACCGGCTCTTATTGGGCTCTTCTCCGGGCACAATGTCGGAAAACAGGTAATTCAAGTTGCTATGGAATGA
- the LOC117914025 gene encoding 2-alkenal reductase (NADP(+)-dependent)-like isoform X2, producing MADGEEVGNTQVPEGSKAVVVKNLYLSCDPYMRLRMSCDANYFQPFKPGSVMTGNGVAKVMDSGHPSFSKGDLVWGITRWEEYTLVTATESLFKIPDTDVPLSYYIGILGVPGLTAYVGFYELCTPKKGEYVYVSSASGAVGQLVGQFAKLLGCYVVGSAGTKEKVDLLKNKFGFDEAFNYKEEQDLATCLKRYFPEGIDIYFENVGGAMLDAVLPNMRVHGRIAACGMISQYNLDKPEGIYNLMNVISKQIKMQGFITPSYFHLYPKFLETILPHIKEGKVAYVEDVAEGLQNAPPALIGLFSGHNVGKQVIQVAME from the exons ATGGCGGATGGTGAAGAAGTGGGCAACACGCAG GTTCCAGAAGGTTCCAAGGCCGTGGTAGTGAAGAACCTCTACTTGTCCTGCGATCCCTACATGCGCCTCCGTATGAGCTGCGACGCCAACTACTTCCAGCCCTTCAAACCCGGCTCG GTTATGACTGGAAATGGAGTGGCTAAAGTTATGGACTCTGGGCATCCAAGCTTCAGCAAAGGTGACTTGGTTTGGGGAATTACCAGATGGGAAGAGTATACTCTCGTAACAGCAACAGAGTCTCTGTTTAAAATTCCGGACACTGATGTCCCCCTTTCATACTATATTGGAATTCTTG GTGTGCCTGGTTTGACTGCTTATGTTGGTTTTTATGAGCTTTGCACTCCTAAGAAAGGGGAGTATGTCTATGTTTCATCTGCATCAGGAGCAGTGGGTCAGCTTGTTGGGCAGTTTGCAAAGTTGTTGGGTTGCTATGTTGTTGGAAGTGCTGGaacaaaagaaaag GTTGATTTGTTGAAAAACAAGTTTGGGTTTGATGAAGCTTTCAACTACAAAGAAGAGCAGGATTTGGCTACATGCTTGAAAAg GTACTTCCCTGAAGGCATTGATATTTACTTTGAGAATGTGGGGGGAGCGATGCTTGATGCAGTGTTACCTAACATGAGAGTCCATGGGCGCATAGCTGCCTGCGGGATGATTTCACAGTACAATCTTGACAAACCTGAGGGCATATACAACTTGATGAATGTTATCAGTAAACAGATCAAAATGCAGGGGTTTATCACTCCAAGCTACTTTCACCTCTATCCCAAATTCCTGGAGACGATTCTGCCTCACATCAAAGAAGGTAAGGTTGCATATGTGGAAGATGTAGCTGAAGGCCTTCAGAATGCTCCACCGGCTCTTATTGGGCTCTTCTCCGGGCACAATGTCGGAAAACAGGTAATTCAAGTTGCTATGGAATGA